The segment TGCGACCCGAGGGCTCGGCGCACGTCGTCGTGCTCGCCACTCGCGGCACGAACGAGGAGGAGTTCGCGCAGAACCAGCAACGCCACCTCGCCTCCAAGGGTATCAGCGTCCGCGACGGCGACGCGAGAGCGTTCGCGGACGCCGACAGCCTCGTCGCCAGCGACGACGACACCACTCAGGATGACGACGGCGACGCGATCGCGGACGACGACGACGCGATCGCGGACGACGACGACGACGCTGACGGCGGCGAATAATTGCCGGCCCCCGGTCGTTCAAGCCACTCCACCGCATCCACTCGGACAGCATGGTCGACCCTACGTCCGACGTCGGCGACGTGAACGCCGACGACGCCCCAGAGTGCACCGAGTGCGGTGCACCCGTGACGGGCGACAGCCACCGCGTCCGCTCCCGAATCGTCGACGGCGACACCGAACACGAACACTTCTGCGACGACGACTGTCTCGCGGCCTGGGAGAACGAGTAGGTGACAGCAAGGAAGTGACAGCGAGTAGCGGCCGACGGACCGGCTAGTCGTCGCCGACGACGTCGCCGAGGCCGTCGACGGGCCGGTCGGGGTTCGCGCGGTCGGCCGCGTCGGGGAGGCCGAGCTGGTAGGATTCCTCGTGGTCCTCCCGCAACCGCGTGCGGCCGCGGTGGACGCTCACCTCGTCGTTCAGGTGGAGGCGCACCGCTTCGAGGAGGGCTTCTGCTTCGAGCGGCTGGCCGCGCTCCCGGACGTCCTCGATGCCGGCGTCGTCGGGGACGTCGAACGCGCGCTGCGTGATGATCGGGCCCTGGTCGAGGTCCGTCGTCACGTAGTGCGCGGTGACGCCAGCTATCCGCACGCCGTCCTCGAGGGCCTGTCGATAGGCTTTCGCGCCGGGGAACGCGGGGAGGAGGCTCGGATGGATGTTGATGATGCGGTCCTCGTACCGGAACACGACGTCCGGGCTGAGGATGCGCATGTACCGCGCGAGCACGATCAGGTCCGCGTCGTACTCCGCGAGCAAGTCCAGGAGTTCGCCCTCGTCGGGCGTGCCCTTCTCGTCGCCGACGTCGTGGAACGGCACCTCGTACTTCGCGGCGAGCGGTTCGAGGTCGTCGTGGTTCCCGATGACGACGCTGATGTCGGCGCCGAGGTCGCCGCTCGCCCACGCCTGGAAGAGCCGTTCGAGGCAGTGGGATTCCTGCGTGACGAGCACCGCGATCTGCTGGGTCTCGCGGTCCTCCGGGTATCGTACCTGGACGTCCACGCCGAGTTCGTCGCCGAGGTCGTGGAGGTCCTCGCGGAGTTTCGCCTGCGTGCACACCATCTCGTCGGTGTCCGCGGATAGCGTCATCCGGAAGACGTCCTCGCGGACCGCCTGGTCCAGGTCCTCGATGTTGATTCCGCGCTCGAACAGCAGGGAGGTGACGCGCGCGATGAGTCCGGTCTTGTCTCCTCCGACGACCGTGATCTCGGCGAGGTCACTGGTCAACGGGACCACCTCCGACTGCTGGTCGAGAGAGACATCGATGGAATCTCAGACGACGCGCGAGCAAAAGGGTTCCCTTCGCCGCAACGCCGTGGCTTTCGTCCGCGGTCGGTCCGTCACGAGGGCGGCGTCGTCACGCGAAGGCGGCGTCGTCACGCGAAGGCGGCGGCGTCACGCGAGGTCGACGACGAGTTCGTTCCGTCGCTGCCACGGCGGCGTCCGCGGGTCGTCGTACCGGTGGAGTTCGCGTCTGCCCGCGGGCTCCAGGCGGTGGTCGTCGAGCGCGCGGTCGAGTCGTCGCCGCGCCCGGTCGACGAGCGCGTCCGTCGTCACCCACGAGAACCGGTACGCCGCGACGCGCCGATGCTCGACGACGTCCAGTTCCACGCGGTCGTCCCGCGGCGTCGGCGCGCTCTCGAGCGTGTACTTCGACGGCAGGAAGAACGCCATCTCCACGCCCGACTCGACGGGCGTCGTCGACACCGGCGCCGTCATCGCCAGGTCCACGCCCGCCGTCGTCGACACCGGCGCCGTCATCGAGACGTCCCGCCCGGCCTCGTTCGCCCCGTCGATGTACGCGAACAGTCGCCGGAACGCCTCCCGCTCGCTCTCCGCCACCGTCCGCGCTACCACCACGTCCGGGTACTCCCGTACCTCGAACGGCCCGTCCCGTTCGACGACGGTGTACGGCACGTGCTCGACGTCCGCCTGCACGAACCGCCCCCACGCATCCCAGGCCGCGACTGCACCCGCCCCGACGCCGATCGCGCCACCGAGAATCCGCAGGACTCGACTCATATCACGGGGTTCGACCGCCGCCCGCATAAGCACGTTCATCGGTACCGTGTCACAGAGACGACAGGGGACCGGACCGGTCTCACACCGCCACCGCTTCGCGGCCCTCCCTCCGCTCACCGCTCGTATCCAACGTGGCTCCCGTCGGCCGCCACGCTCCGCGGGTCGCAGGAGCGACCCGCTTCGCTACGAGGCGTCAACGAGACGCCTCGCCTATCCACAATCGTGTATCACGACGGGATTGCACAAGAGTTTTTGACCACGAACGCGCGTTTGCAGTCGATGACCGCGTACACCGCCACGGTGACCGTTCGCCTGAAGCACGGGGTGCTCGATCCGGAGGCCGAGACCACCCAGCAGGCCCTGGACCGCCTCGGGTTCGAACTGGAGGACCTGCGGGCCGCCGACCAGTTCGAGGTCGACCTCGACGCCGAGAGCGCCGACGCCGCGAGCGAGCGCGCCAGCGAGATGGCCGAGCGACTGCTCGCGAACCCGACCATCCACGACTACGAGGTCGTGGTCGCCGAACGCGAGGACTGATGACCGTCGCAATCGTCCGCTTCGGCGGATCGAACTGCGACCGCGACGCACTCCGCGCGCTCGAGGACGTCGGCGTCGACGCGGAGATCGTCTGGCACGAGGACGGCCTCCCCGAGGACGTCTCCGGCGTCGTGCTCCCCGGCGGGTTCTCGTACGGCGACTACCTCCGCGCCGGCGCGATGGCCGCCCGCTCCCCAATCATGCAGGACGTCCGCGACGCCGCGAGCGACGACGTCCCCGTCCTCGGCGTCTGTAACGGCGCGCAGGTCGGGTGCGAGTCCGGGCTCACCGAGGGCGCGTTCACGACGAACGAGAGCGCGCGCTTCCAGTGCGAGCACGTCCGCCTCCGCGTCGAGAACGCCGACACGCCCTGGACCGCCGGCTACGAGGAGGGCGAGGTCGTCGAACTCCCGATCGCGCACGGCGAAGGCCGCTACGAGATCGACGACGACCGCCTCACGCAACTGGAGACGAACGAGCGCGTGCTGTTCCGGTACTGCGACGCGGACGGTGAGCCGTCCGTCGACGCGAACCCGAACGGCTCGAAGCACAACGTCGCCGGCGTCCTCGGCGAACGCGACACGACCGCCGTCCTGATGCCCCACCCCGAGCGCGCCGCGCTCGACGACGTCGGCGGGACCGACGGCCGCCCGCTCCTCCGCGGGTTCGCTCGCGCCGCCAGCGCCGAAAGTCGCTGACGGCCCGCCGACGAGTGGCCGTGCGACACTGCCTCAAAGTTTAAACCGTGGGCTGACCGTATGAGAAACGAATAGTGGTGGGATCGGACGAGCGAGCGGACGTGGGCGAGAGACGACTCCTGTACGTGGACGCGACGTCCCAGGAGAGCGTAGCCGCTGTCCTCTCCGGCGCCGTCACGGTCGTCGAGAGCGACGCCGCCGCACGCGACGCGCTCGCGTCGGCGTCGTTCGACTGCGTCGTCAGCGAGTACGACCTCCCGGACGCACCAGCAGGCGACGGCGGCAGCGCCGCGCTCTGCGAGTACGTCGAGCGCGTCGCCCCCGGGACGCCGTTCGTCGTCTACACGGACGCAGGTGACGAACGCGCCGCCGGCCGCCTCGTCGACGCGGGCGTGGACGGGTACGTGTCGAAGGCCGAAGGCGTGGACGTGCTCGTCGAACGCGTCGAGCGCGCGCTCGATGACGCCACGCCGACGGCCGA is part of the Halorubellus sp. JP-L1 genome and harbors:
- a CDS encoding formyltetrahydrofolate deformylase, with protein sequence MTSDLAEITVVGGDKTGLIARVTSLLFERGINIEDLDQAVREDVFRMTLSADTDEMVCTQAKLREDLHDLGDELGVDVQVRYPEDRETQQIAVLVTQESHCLERLFQAWASGDLGADISVVIGNHDDLEPLAAKYEVPFHDVGDEKGTPDEGELLDLLAEYDADLIVLARYMRILSPDVVFRYEDRIINIHPSLLPAFPGAKAYRQALEDGVRIAGVTAHYVTTDLDQGPIITQRAFDVPDDAGIEDVRERGQPLEAEALLEAVRLHLNDEVSVHRGRTRLREDHEESYQLGLPDAADRANPDRPVDGLGDVVGDD
- a CDS encoding heme-binding protein, yielding MSRVLRILGGAIGVGAGAVAAWDAWGRFVQADVEHVPYTVVERDGPFEVREYPDVVVARTVAESEREAFRRLFAYIDGANEAGRDVSMTAPVSTTAGVDLAMTAPVSTTPVESGVEMAFFLPSKYTLESAPTPRDDRVELDVVEHRRVAAYRFSWVTTDALVDRARRRLDRALDDHRLEPAGRRELHRYDDPRTPPWQRRNELVVDLA
- the purS gene encoding phosphoribosylformylglycinamidine synthase subunit PurS; protein product: MTAYTATVTVRLKHGVLDPEAETTQQALDRLGFELEDLRAADQFEVDLDAESADAASERASEMAERLLANPTIHDYEVVVAERED
- the purQ gene encoding phosphoribosylformylglycinamidine synthase I, whose amino-acid sequence is MTVAIVRFGGSNCDRDALRALEDVGVDAEIVWHEDGLPEDVSGVVLPGGFSYGDYLRAGAMAARSPIMQDVRDAASDDVPVLGVCNGAQVGCESGLTEGAFTTNESARFQCEHVRLRVENADTPWTAGYEEGEVVELPIAHGEGRYEIDDDRLTQLETNERVLFRYCDADGEPSVDANPNGSKHNVAGVLGERDTTAVLMPHPERAALDDVGGTDGRPLLRGFARAASAESR